The DNA sequence CAGCGCAACGTCGACGAACAGGGAGCCTCCACCGAGACGCTCCAGTCGATCGGGTACGAGGGCGTCCTGGACCGCATCATGGTGATGTTCCCCCGCTACAAGTCGCTCGAGAAGGAACTGCTGGCCGACTACGCCGCGAGGATCGACGAGGACGCCTTCGAGCGGGTGCGTGCCGTACTCGACGGACACCTGGCCGCGGGGGTCATCGACGACGAGGGCGACCGGTTCACCGTCACCAAGCTCGGTGTGATCTGGCACGGCAACCTCCAGACCGACTACCTGCGCCACACCCTCAACACCAAGGGTGAGGTCCTGATGAACCACCTCACCGAGGCGCGGCAGGACTTCGACAACGAGAACCGCTTCGACGTCACGCCCGAGACCGTCTTCATCAAGGAACACGACGCGGAGTACCCGAGGCTGATGAAGTAGCCCCGGCCGCCCCGCCGCCCCGCCACTCCCCCGTGCGCCCGAGAGGTGTGAACCGATGAACGGCACGACCCCCGACCCCGGTGCCGGGCGGCGGCCCGCCCCGCCGCCGCTGCCGGTCCTGTCCCGGGTGGCGCCCGCGCCCGGCGTGACCCTGGTGGCCCGCGTGCTGCGCCACGCCGACCCCGGCACGCCGGTCGCGGTGGTGCTGCCCGCGATGGGCGCCTCCGCACGCTTCTACCTGCCCGTGGTCCGCGCTCTGCACGAAGAGGGGCTGACCGTGGTGACGGTCGACCACCGGGGGCACGGCGAGTCCACCCCCGCCGTGTCCCGTGGCATCCGGTTCGGCTACCGGGAGATGGCCGAGGAGGACCTGCCCGCGGTGGTCGCGGCGGTGCGCGCGGAGTTTCCCGGCGCCCCGCTGGTGCTGGTCGGGCACAGCCTGGGGGGCCAGTTGGCGCTGCTGTACGCGGCGGCCCATCCGAAGGACGTGGACGCGCTGGTCCTGGTCGCCGCCGGGTCGGTGTGGTACCGGGGGTTCGGTGCGGTCCGGGGGCTGCGCAACCTCCTGGCCAGCCAGTCGTTCGCCGCGCTGGCCACGCTGATCGGGTACTGGCCCGGCAAGCGGTTCGGCTTCGGCGGCACCGAGGCCGCCGGTGTCATGCGCGACTGGGCCCGACAGGGCCGTACCGGCGGCTACCGGCTCAAGGGGAGTGCGGTCGACTACGAGCGGGCCCTTGGCGAACTCGCCCTGCCGCTGCTGGAGATCGGTGTCGACAACGACGTACTGGCCCCGGCCGGCTCCCGCGAACACCTGCTGTCCAAGGTGGGCCGGTGCGGCGTCGACCGCTGGCACTACACCACCGAGGCGGCGGGCGGAAAGCACATCGACCACTTCCGCTGGGTCCGCTACCACCGGGCCCTGTGTGCCCATCTCGCCCAGTGGGTGCTGAAAACGGCTGCCCAGGGGCGCGCGGGCCACGGTGGCCCGGCCGACCGTGACAGGAGGGACGAACCCGATGGATGCTGAGCGTTCCGGAGCCCGGGTGGCCGTGGTGGGGGGCGGCTGGTCGGGGATCGCCGCCGCCTGGAACCTGCATCGCGCCGGCGCCCGGCCGGTCCTCTTCGACGAACAGCCGGTGCTCGGCGGCCGCTCCGCCGCGGCACCGCTCGGCTCCCGCGAGGTGACGCTCGGCGGCAAGAACATCGGCCGCACACACCTGCTCTTCCGGGAGTTCGTCCGAGCACAGGGGATACCGGAGTCGGCCTTCGAGCACTTCGGCATCAACTCCTCCCGGGTGGAGGACGGCCGGGTGCGCACCGTGGACACCACCAGCAAGGCGGCGAGCCTGTACGGTCTGCTGCGCGGCGTCCCCCCGCGCGACCTGGTGCGGCTGCTGCGGCTGGCCCGCTACACCCGGCGTGCGCGGGCCAACCGCTTCCTTGCCGGGCCCGACTTCCAGCGGCTGGCGGACCGCACCGGCGACCCGTCGCTCGCGGCCTACTTCGGCAAGCGGTTGCGGGACCGGCTGATCCGCCCCGCCCTCATCCGGATGAACGGGGCCGAACCCGACGAGGCGTATCTGGGCAACTTCGGCACCAACCTGGGGATGCTGCTGGACGGTTTCGACCAGCTGCCCGGCGGCTTCACCCCGCTGCTGACCGCCTTCTCGGCCGCGGTGGAGACCCGCGGCGGCACCCGTGTCACCGGTCTGCGGGTGGCCGAGGGCCGGGTCACGGGGCTGTTCACCACGACCGGCGAGGGCGCGGGGGCCGAGGAGCGCGAGGAGAGCGCCGACGCGGTCGTCGTCGCCCTGCCCGCGCCGGCGGCCGCCGCCCTCGTCGCCCCGCACCACGCCGGGCTGGCCGAGCGGCTGCGCGAGGTGCGGTACTTCCCGGTGTCGGTGGTCATCGCCGCCTACGACCGGCCGGTCTTCGACGAACGGGTCAGGGCGCTGACCTTCCCGCCGGAGAGTCCGCTGAGCAACGCCGGCGCCTACGGTGTCTCGGACCGGCATCTGGTGCGGTACACCTTCAGCGGCCGTGCGGCACGTGACCTGCCGGCCGACGAGGAGTACCTGATCGGCCTCGCCGAGAAGGAGCTGGGCGCCCACCTCGATCTCGGCTCGGTCCGGCGCACCGGCCTGGTGTGCGCCCGCTGGGAACACGGCCTGTGCGCGTACTCCCGGTTCCACTCCCGGACCCTGGCGGAGATCGACGCGGCGGTGGCCGCACTCGACGGCCTGGCGCTGACCGGGGACTATGTCCGGGGCGCCGCCATCGAGGCGTGCTTCCGCGGTGCCTACGAGCGCACGGACGCGCTGCTCGCCGCGCTCACCTCCCGCTCGGGACGGGGTCAGCTGCCGTAGTAGGCGTCGAAGTTCTTGGCGAACTCCCCGCCGTTGAAGCCGTCCCAGTTGACCGACCAGGCCATCAGCCCGCGCAGGGCGGGCCAGCTGCCGTGCGGCTCGTAGCCGCCGCAGTCGGTCTTCTTGGTCAGGCAGTTCAGGGCCTGGGTCACATCACCGGGCTGGGTGTAGCCGTTGCCCGCGTTGGAGCTCGCGGGCAGGCCGATCGCCACTTGCGACGGGTCCAGCGGCGGGAAGACGTTGTCGGTGTCGCCGGCCACGGGGAAGCCGGTGAGCAGCATGTCGGTCATCGCGATGTGGAAGTCGGCGGTGCCCATGTTGTGGTACTGGTCGTCCAGCCCCATGATCGGGCCGGAGTTGTAGTCCTGGACGTGCAGCAGGGTGAGGTCGTCGCGCAGCGCGTGAATCACCGGGAGGTACGCCCCGGAGCGCGGGTCCTGGCCGCCGGATGCGCCCGAGCCGTAGTGCTGGTAGCCCAGCTGCACGAAGAACGTCTCCGGGGCCATGGTGAGGACGAAGTCGTCGCCGTACTTCTCCTTGAGCGACTTCACGGCCGAGATGAGGTTGACGATCGCCGGGGTCTTCGGGTTCTTGAAGTCGGTGTCGCCGTCGTCCAGCGACAGCGAGTGGCCCTCGAAGTCGATGTCGAGGCCGTCCAGTCCGTACCGGTCGATGATCGCCCCGACCGACTCCACGAACTTGTCGCGGGCCTCGGTGGTGGTGAGCTGCACCTGGCCGTTCTGCCCGCCGATGGATATCAGCACCTTCTTGCCCGCGTCCTGCTTGGCCTTGATGGCGGCCTTGAACTCGTCCTCCGACTCGACGTTCGGGCACTCGTCCTGCGGACAGAGGCTGAAGCGGATGTCGCCGGAGGTGGTGGAGGTGGGCTCGCCGAAGGCCAGGTCGATGATGTCCCAGCTGTCGGGGACATCGGCCATTCGGGTGTATCCGGAGCCGTTGGCGAAGCTCGAGTGCAGATAGCCGACGAGCGCGTGCTCGGGGATGGCCGCCTTCGCGGTGGCGGAAGAGGCGGTGTCCGCGGTGGCGGTCGTCGTCGAGGCCGTGGCGAGCAGCCCGGCCGCGGCGACAGAGGCGCACACGCCGGTCAGGACCCTTGCGGTGAAGGGGAAACGGAAG is a window from the Streptomyces luomodiensis genome containing:
- a CDS encoding FAD-dependent oxidoreductase, whose product is MDAERSGARVAVVGGGWSGIAAAWNLHRAGARPVLFDEQPVLGGRSAAAPLGSREVTLGGKNIGRTHLLFREFVRAQGIPESAFEHFGINSSRVEDGRVRTVDTTSKAASLYGLLRGVPPRDLVRLLRLARYTRRARANRFLAGPDFQRLADRTGDPSLAAYFGKRLRDRLIRPALIRMNGAEPDEAYLGNFGTNLGMLLDGFDQLPGGFTPLLTAFSAAVETRGGTRVTGLRVAEGRVTGLFTTTGEGAGAEEREESADAVVVALPAPAAAALVAPHHAGLAERLREVRYFPVSVVIAAYDRPVFDERVRALTFPPESPLSNAGAYGVSDRHLVRYTFSGRAARDLPADEEYLIGLAEKELGAHLDLGSVRRTGLVCARWEHGLCAYSRFHSRTLAEIDAAVAALDGLALTGDYVRGAAIEACFRGAYERTDALLAALTSRSGRGQLP
- a CDS encoding alpha/beta hydrolase family protein, whose amino-acid sequence is MNGTTPDPGAGRRPAPPPLPVLSRVAPAPGVTLVARVLRHADPGTPVAVVLPAMGASARFYLPVVRALHEEGLTVVTVDHRGHGESTPAVSRGIRFGYREMAEEDLPAVVAAVRAEFPGAPLVLVGHSLGGQLALLYAAAHPKDVDALVLVAAGSVWYRGFGAVRGLRNLLASQSFAALATLIGYWPGKRFGFGGTEAAGVMRDWARQGRTGGYRLKGSAVDYERALGELALPLLEIGVDNDVLAPAGSREHLLSKVGRCGVDRWHYTTEAAGGKHIDHFRWVRYHRALCAHLAQWVLKTAAQGRAGHGGPADRDRRDEPDGC